GCCCGCGATGTAGAGCACCCGGTCGGTGAACGGGAGCACCGGGTTGATCTCGTGGGTGACGAACACCACCGCGGTGTGCCGCGCCCGCCGTTGTGCGTGGATCAAGCCCGCGACCGCGTGTTGGTGGTGCAGGTCGAGCGCGGCCAACGGCTCGTCGCACAGCAGCAGTGCCGGGTCGGCGGCCAACGCCTGCGCGACCCGCACCCGTTGTTGCTCGCCGCCGGACAAGAGCCGGAACGGCGCATCCGCGTAGGCCAGTGCACCCACGCTGTGCAGCAGGGCATCGCAGCGTCGGCGTAGATCGGGCTCGCGGCGCAGCCCCCAGCGATGCCCATTCAAACCGAAGTGGACCAGGTCGCGGGCGCGCACGTCACCGGCCGCGGCGCTGCCCCGTTGCGGGATCAACCCGATGGCGCGATTCCCGCGCCCGGTTGGCTTTTCGGCCACCGTGACCTCGCCGGCGGCCAATTGCAATTGCCCCAGTAGCACCCGGAGCAGGCTGGACTTGCCGGCTCCGTTGGGCCCGAGCACCGCGAGCAGTTCACCTGCGGCCAGGTCCAGATCCAGACCCTGCCACAGCGTCCGGGGGCCGAAGCGCAGGGTGGCGTCGCGCAACCTCGCGACCGGCGCGGTCACGAAAGTGCCTGCTCGAGGGCGTTCAGGTTGCGCGACATCCACGCGACATAGGACAACCCGCTCGGCAGGCTCTCGGTGACCGGTACCACCGGGATGTTGTTGTCCAGCGCGGCATTGCGCACCTGCTCGGTCTGCGGGCCGGAGGTCTGTGCGTTGTAGACCAGCGCGCGGACCTTGTGGTCGCGGAACATGTTGAGGGTCTGGTGCAACACCGTCACCGGCACATCGGTGCCATCCTCGATGGCTTCGCTGAAGTCCGAGGGGGTGGCGTTGACCAACCCGCACGCGTTGAGCAGGTACAGCGGAACCGGTTCGGTGATGGCAACCGCTTGGCCCGCGACCTTTTCGCGCAGCGTTTGTACCCGTGCCTCGAGGGCGGCGACCGCGGCGCGTAGGACGGCGGCATTGGCGCGGAAGGTGTTGGCGTCAACCGGATCCAGGACGGCTAACGCACCGGCGAGTCGGGCCACGAACGTTTCGACGGTCGTGAAGTCATACCAAACGTGCTCGTTGAGCTCGCCACCGTCGGTCGGATGGTGACCGGATAGCGCAACCACATTGAGCACCTCGCGGTCGCCCGGCGCGGCCTTCAGCATGGTGTCCATGAAGTCGTCGTAACCGCCACCGTTCTCCACCACCAGGCGGGCGGTGCGGATGGCCAGTTGGTCGCGGGCATTGGCCACGTAGCTGTGCGGATCCTGGCTCGGGTTGGAGATGAACGAGGTCACCGACACCCGGTCGCCGCCCACGCTGTGCACAAGATCGCCGTACACATCGGTCGAGGCCACGACTGATACCGCCGGTGACCTGTTGTGGGTTGCCGGTGCACAGCCGAGGAGGCCGGTCATCACCGCCACCACTAGAGGAATGCGCAGGCCAGGCACGATGGAACGTTATTGAAAATGAAAACGGATGTCAATAGTGGCGCAACTGAGGGCCCGACACGCCATCGCCGAGCTCACCGTGCGCGCGGTCACATCTCGCAGTTCTGGGCGCGCAGGCGGACGAATCGATCAAGGGGGGCGCCGGGCGGCCAGGCCGTGTGGAAAACGCGCAACGTCCGGCTTCCGCGGCGTTCTTACGCCACGAGCGCCGGACGTTGGGGTTGGCACCACCCCGGCCTCGCAGTGGGTAGCCCTCCCGGATGACGATCTCCGCGGCCGTACGCCTTCCGTTCGCGCGCCGCTGGACCACACCCGCGCAACACCGCGTCGCCCTACGCGCCGGGCTGGCCGTCCTCGTCGCGCTAACGGCCACATGGCAGCTTGACCGCCTCAATTGGGCCGCCTACGCGATGTTCGGCGCCTTCCCCACCGTCTACGGCGGCCCGCTTCGCTGGTCGGGTCGCGTCCGGCTGCACGTCGCCATGGGTCTGCTGCTGACCGGGGCCGTCACCGACGCCGCCGCAGTCGGCACCTTCGACAACCGCCGTTGGGTCGCCATCCCGGTGGTCGCGAGCTGGGCGGTGCTGGCCGCCGCGCTGTCCGATCGATTCCGCTGGCGACCACCTGGCCCGTTGATTCCGGTGTTCGCGGTGGCCACCGCAGCCGCAGTCCCGGCGAGCGGGACGGATGTGATCGCGGCCCCGCTGGTCTGCGGTGCGACCGCCGCCTTCGCGATCCTGCTCGGGGTCGTGGAGCACACGGTGTTCCCCCTGCGCGACCCGCGACCGGCGCCGCCGTTCCCGTTGCCGGATCGCCGCCGGCAACAGCTGCACGCTGTGCGGTGCGGCGTCGCGGTTGCCGTCGCCGGCACCATCACCACGAGCCTGGGCATCGGTAGGCCGTACTGGTCGATGGTCGCCGCCGTGGTGCCGCTGGGCATTCCCGGGCTGCGGGCGCAGTTGCGACGCGGCCTGCACCGGGCCGGCGGGACGTTGCTCGGTCTGGCCCTGGCCGCGGTGCTGTTGGAGCTGCGGCTGCCCACGCCCGCCGTGGTCGTGTGTCTGGCGTTGTTGCAGGTCCTCACCGAACTGGTGGTGGTGGCCAACTACCTGGCGGGCTTGGTGTTCATCACCCCGATGGCGTTGTTGCTCGTGCACCTGTCCGTGCCCGGTTCGATCGGGCCGTTGCTCGCAGATCGTCTCGCCGAGACGTTGATCGGGTTGGGTGTGGGACTGCTGACGGCCGTGTTGACCCGCCGCCGCGACGTGCCCGGCCCGGGGGAGTCAGCGTCGTAGCGCCGGGTAGCGTCGAGGTCGCCGCGAAGGACCGGAGATCGAGGGAGAACGTGGTGAGCACCGCACAGGCCAACTACCAGGCCTACAAGTCCGCCCGCGACCTGCTGCTGGATCTGCGTACCGATTACGCCGCGGCGTGGGAGAAATTCGCCTGGCCGACGCTGGGCGAGACGTTCAGCTGGGCCCACGACTGGTTCGACCTGATGGCCACGGACAACGACCGCCCGGCACTGCACATCGTCGAGGAGACCGGCGCGGACAACACCTACTCCTTCGACGACCTGCGCCGACGCTCCAACGGCCTGGCGATTTTCTTGGCCGCGGCCGGCCTCGGCAAGGGCGACCGGGTGGCGATCATGCTCGGCAACCAGGTCGAACTCTGGGTGTCGATGCTCGCGGTGATGAAGCTCGGCGCGGTGGTCATGCCGACCACGACGGCGTTGGGCCCGGTCGATCTCGCCGACCGGGTGGCACGGGGCAAGGTGCGTGCGGTGATCGCCAATTCCACCGACGCCGCAAAGTTCGAGCAGGTGCCCGGCGACTACCTGCGCCTGTGTGTGGGCGAGCGGACCGAGGGCTGGTTGTCCTACGGCGACGCCGAGCCCGCCGCCGAGCCTCCTGCTCGGCCCGAGCTGCTGCAGACCGACCCGCTGCTGCTGTATTTCACCTCCGGAACCACCAGCAAGCCCAAGATGGTCGAGCACACGCAGGTGTCCTATCCGGTCGGCCACATGTCGACGATGTACTGGCTCGGCGTGCAGCCCGGCGACGTGCACCTCAACATCTCCTCGCCCGGCTGGGCCAAGCACGCGTGGAGCTGCTTCTTCGCGCCGTGGATCGCCGAGGCGTGCGTGTTCATCTACAACTACGCCCGCTTCGACGCCCCGGCACTGCTCGAGCAGCTGCGTACCCAGCACGTCAGCACGTTCTGCGCCCCGCCCACGGCGTGGCGGATGCTCATCCAGGCCGACCTGTCCGACGGCCCCGGCGCGCTGCGGGAGGGCATCGCGGCGGGCGAGCCGCTCAACCCCGAGGTCATCGAGCAGGTCCGCAACGCATGGGGCATCACCCTGCGCGATGGCTTCGGGCAGACCGAAACCACCGCCCAGGTCGGCAACAGCCCCGGCAATGAGGTCAAGGCCGGCTCCATGGGTCGACCGCTGCCCGGCACCCCGGTGGTGTTGGTCGACCCGGCCACCGGCCGGCCCGCCGACTCCGGCGAGATTTGCCTGGACCTGTCGCGTCATCCGGTCAATCTGATGCGCTGCTACCTCGACGATGCGCAGCGCGAAGCGGAGGCCATGGCCGGCGGGTATTACCACACCGGCGATCTCGCCGACCAAGACGCCGAGGGTTACATCACCTACGTCGGGCGGACCGACGACGTGTTCAAAGCCTCGGACTACAAGGTCTCCCCGTTCGAGTTGGAGAGCGTGCTCATCGAGCACCCGGCTGTCGCCGAGGCCGCGGTGGTTCCGGCGCCCGACGAGATGCGCCTGGCCGTACCCAAGGCCTACGTGACGCTGGCGGCCGGCTGGACGGCGGACGAGCAGACCGCGCTCGCCATTCTCAAGCACTGCCGAGAGAACCTCGCCCCGTACCTGCGGGTGCGCCGGGTCGAGTTCTTCGAGTTGCCGAAAACGATCTCCGGCAAGATCCGGCGCGTCGAGTTGCGCGCCCGCGAACAGGACGCGAGGGCGATGAGCACTGCGCGGGAGTGGCGCGACGAGCAATTCCCGGAACTGCGCGGTTAGCCGGCCTCGGGACTACGGCGTTCGGACCATCGCGATGTGCGGGATGCCGTCCTCGTCGAATTCGTCGCCGACGGTCCGAAAGCCGAATCGGCGATAGAAGTCCTGCACAACGCACTGGGCGTGCAGCTCCCAGGTCATCGCCGGGTCGACGGCCAGCGCAGCCTGCATGAGCCGGGCCGCGTGGCCCTGCCCACGCTGGTCGGCGGCGGTGACCACCCGGCCGATCTTGCGTCGCCCGTTCTGTTCCGGCAGCACCCGCACGCAACTGATGATCCGTCGGTTCTCGTCGGTCAGCCACAGGTGCACGGTGTGCGGGAGCAGGTCGAGGCCGTCGAGATCCAGGTAGGGACACGTCTGCTCGACCACGAAGATCTCCGCGCGCAGCCGGAGCAGCTCGTAGAGCTCCGCGGCGGAGATGTCCGAGCCCGATCGCGAGTGCAGCTGCGCCACCGGGCGAGGATCGCACAACCCGGCCGGTGTGGCTGAGCAGGATCTCCACCAGTGCGGCGGACGACGCGCCGACGCAGGTGTGGGAGGTCGAGCGCCATGTTCGTCAGGACGCCGACAGCATCCGAGGTGGCGCTTTCTGCGGGGAGCTCGCGCCGTCGTCGGCGAGGAACAGTTCCATATCTGGCCGCTGTTCGCACCGATCCTGACTGAGGGTCAGCAGGCGGTTGAGGAGATCGGCGCTTCTGTCCGCGAACGGACCGGTTGCACACAGGCAACCTGATGAGCTGACGCGGACCGCGCGGTGTCGCGTCACAAGCCCACCAAGCGGGTAGAACAACTACGTGGCTGATCCCGCACCCGAGCAGGAGCGCCCCGTCCTGGGCGACGAGGCCGGTCAAGCAGCGGCCGAGAACGCCGTTGGGTCCTTGGTCGCAGAGTTGCAGGAAGGGTGGGGTCAGCACGACGCCGAGATCTCCAACCGCCATTTTGCGGCCGACGTCG
Above is a window of Sporichthyaceae bacterium DNA encoding:
- a CDS encoding FUSC family protein, with translation MTISAAVRLPFARRWTTPAQHRVALRAGLAVLVALTATWQLDRLNWAAYAMFGAFPTVYGGPLRWSGRVRLHVAMGLLLTGAVTDAAAVGTFDNRRWVAIPVVASWAVLAAALSDRFRWRPPGPLIPVFAVATAAAVPASGTDVIAAPLVCGATAAFAILLGVVEHTVFPLRDPRPAPPFPLPDRRRQQLHAVRCGVAVAVAGTITTSLGIGRPYWSMVAAVVPLGIPGLRAQLRRGLHRAGGTLLGLALAAVLLELRLPTPAVVVCLALLQVLTELVVVANYLAGLVFITPMALLLVHLSVPGSIGPLLADRLAETLIGLGVGLLTAVLTRRRDVPGPGESAS
- a CDS encoding AMP-binding protein — encoded protein: MSTAQANYQAYKSARDLLLDLRTDYAAAWEKFAWPTLGETFSWAHDWFDLMATDNDRPALHIVEETGADNTYSFDDLRRRSNGLAIFLAAAGLGKGDRVAIMLGNQVELWVSMLAVMKLGAVVMPTTTALGPVDLADRVARGKVRAVIANSTDAAKFEQVPGDYLRLCVGERTEGWLSYGDAEPAAEPPARPELLQTDPLLLYFTSGTTSKPKMVEHTQVSYPVGHMSTMYWLGVQPGDVHLNISSPGWAKHAWSCFFAPWIAEACVFIYNYARFDAPALLEQLRTQHVSTFCAPPTAWRMLIQADLSDGPGALREGIAAGEPLNPEVIEQVRNAWGITLRDGFGQTETTAQVGNSPGNEVKAGSMGRPLPGTPVVLVDPATGRPADSGEICLDLSRHPVNLMRCYLDDAQREAEAMAGGYYHTGDLADQDAEGYITYVGRTDDVFKASDYKVSPFELESVLIEHPAVAEAAVVPAPDEMRLAVPKAYVTLAAGWTADEQTALAILKHCRENLAPYLRVRRVEFFELPKTISGKIRRVELRAREQDARAMSTAREWRDEQFPELRG
- a CDS encoding ATP-binding cassette domain-containing protein, which produces MTAPVARLRDATLRFGPRTLWQGLDLDLAAGELLAVLGPNGAGKSSLLRVLLGQLQLAAGEVTVAEKPTGRGNRAIGLIPQRGSAAAGDVRARDLVHFGLNGHRWGLRREPDLRRRCDALLHSVGALAYADAPFRLLSGGEQQRVRVAQALAADPALLLCDEPLAALDLHHQHAVAGLIHAQRRARHTAVVFVTHEINPVLPFTDRVLYIAGGRARLGTPAEVLCSECLSELHGRPVEVISGRHGIAIVGALAS
- a CDS encoding zinc ABC transporter substrate-binding protein produces the protein MASTDVYGDLVHSVGGDRVSVTSFISNPSQDPHSYVANARDQLAIRTARLVVENGGGYDDFMDTMLKAAPGDREVLNVVALSGHHPTDGGELNEHVWYDFTTVETFVARLAGALAVLDPVDANTFRANAAVLRAAVAALEARVQTLREKVAGQAVAITEPVPLYLLNACGLVNATPSDFSEAIEDGTDVPVTVLHQTLNMFRDHKVRALVYNAQTSGPQTEQVRNAALDNNIPVVPVTESLPSGLSYVAWMSRNLNALEQALS
- a CDS encoding GNAT family N-acetyltransferase, which codes for MAQLHSRSGSDISAAELYELLRLRAEIFVVEQTCPYLDLDGLDLLPHTVHLWLTDENRRIISCVRVLPEQNGRRKIGRVVTAADQRGQGHAARLMQAALAVDPAMTWELHAQCVVQDFYRRFGFRTVGDEFDEDGIPHIAMVRTP